In Thunnus thynnus chromosome 11, fThuThy2.1, whole genome shotgun sequence, the following proteins share a genomic window:
- the esd gene encoding S-formylglutathione hydrolase: protein MALTQVSSNKCAGGFQKVFEHDSTELKCKMKFAVYLPPKAETNKCPVMYWLSGLTCTEQNFITKAGSQLAAAEHGIIIVAPDTSPRGCNIEGEDESWDFGTGAGFYVNATQDPWKTNYRMYAYVTEELPKLINANFPTDPDRMSISGHSMGGHGALICALKNPGKYKAVSAFAPICNPMQCPWGQKAFSGYLGSDRSTWEAYDATVLAAAYSGPQLDILIDQGRDDQFLSASQLLPDNLIAVCSEKKIPVVFRLQPGYDHSYFFIYSFMNDHIKHHAKYLNA from the exons ATGGCCCTCACACAAGTGTCTTCCAACAAGTGTGCAGGTGGATTCCAGAAGGTTTTTGAACATGACAG CACTGAGCTGAAGTGTAAGATGAAGTTTGCAGTCTACCTGCCTCCCAAGGCTGAGACCAACAAATGTCCCGTCATGTACTGGCTCTCTG GCCTGACGTGCACGGAGCAGAACTTCATCACAAAAGCTGGCAGTCAGCTCGCTGCTGCAGAGCACGGCATCATCATCGTAGCTCCAGACACCAGCCCAC GTGGCTGTAACATTGAAGGGGAGGATGAGAGCTGGGATTTTGGCACTGGGGCTGGTTTCTACGTCAATGCTACCCAGGACCCCTGGAAGACCAACTACCGCATGTACGCCTACGTCACCGAGGAG ctccccaAACTGATCAACGCTAACTTCCCCACCGACCCAGACAGGATGTCAATCAGTGGTCACTCCATGGGCGGCCACGGGGCGCTCATCTGTGCCCTGAAGAACCCTGGGAAATACAAG GCTGTGTCTGCGTTTGCACCCATCTGTAACCCCATGCAGTGTCCTTGGGGACAGAAAGCCTTCTCAGGATACCTGGGCTCTGACAGGTCCACATGGGAG GCGTATGATGCCACCGTGCTGGCGGCGGCGTACTCCGGCCCTCAGCTGGACATCCTCATCGATCAGGGCCGTGATGACCAGTTCCTGTCAGCCAGCCAGCTGCTGCCCGACAACCTGATCGCCGTCTGCTCCGAGAAGAAAATCCCTGTCGTCTTCAGACTGCAGCCG GGCTACGACCACAGCTACTTCTTCATCTACTCCTTCATGAACGACCACATCAAGCACCACGCCAAGTACCTCAATGCCTGA